The DNA sequence CTGCGCGGCCTGGACCTGACCGACCAGCCCGGGACGGTGCGCCGGCTGCGCGACAAGCTGCTCGACTGGGACGGCCGGATGGCGGCCGACAGCGCCGACGCCGGGCTGTTCGCCGCCTGGCGGGCCGCGTTGGTCCACCGGCTGTCCGCCGAGCCCTGCCTGCGGCCGCTGCACGCCGAACCCGGCTTCGACGAACTGTTCGCCCCGTGGACCGACCCGGTGGGCCGGATCGGGCTGGCGCTGGACCGGCTGGTCGACGGGCTGCCCCGGCTGGGTGGCGACCCGGGCCGCTGCGCGGTGGCCGCGCTGGTCGAGTTGGCCGACGGGCCGCCGCCGGGTCGGTGGGGCGACCGGCACCTGCTGCACCCGGTACGGGTGCTGCCCGGCGCCGCCGACCCGGCCACCGACGCGCTCGGCGGCCCGGTCCCGCTCGACGGCGACACTGGCAGCGTCCTGGCCACCTCCAGCGTGCCCGGTGTCTCCGACGTGTGCTGGCGCGGGCCGGTGGCCCGCTACGTCTGGGACCTCGCCGACCCGTCGGCGAGCCGCTGGGTGGTGCCGTTCGGCGCCTCGGGACGGCCCGGTGACCGGCACTTCGCCGACCAGCTGCCACAGTGGGCGGCAGGTCAGCTGGTCCCGGTCGCGCCGGTGCGCTGGACCGCCGGTCCCGGCGGGACGGTACGGCCGAGCGTGTACGTCGAACAACTGCCCGGCATCGGCCGGTTCCGTCTGGTGGTGCTGGACCCCACCGAGGACCTCGACCTGCTGTACGGCTGGGTCACCGCGCAGCGGGCCCGGTTCTGGGGGATGACCGGGCACACCCGGGAACAGGTGGGCGACATCTACCGGTTCCTCGACGGTCTGGACTCGCACCACGCGTACCTGATGACCGTCGACGACGAACCGGTCGGCATCTTCCAGACCTACCTGCCGGCCGAGGACCCGCTCGGCGAGCACTACCCGGTGCGCGACGGTGACATCGGGATCCATCTGTTCCTCGCCCCGGCCCGGCGGCCGGTCGCCGGGTTCACCGGCGCGGTGGCGGACGCGTTCACCCGCTACCTGTTCGCCGATCCGGGCCGGCGACGGATCGTCATCGAGCCGGACGTTCGCAACGACCGGGCGCTGCGCCGCTGGAAGCGGCTGGGCTTCGAGTTCGACGTGGAGCTGGCGTTGTCCGACAAGCGTGCTCAGCTGGCGTTCCTGACCCGGGAGGCGTTCACCGCCAGGCAACCACACGGGCGGCGTACCATCGACCGGTGACCGCCGCTGACCAGCCACGCACCGCTGTGCCGTCCCGGGTGCTGGCCGCCGATCCGCAGCTCGCCGGGTTGCGCCGGTCGCTGGAGTACTACTACGGCGATCCGGACCGGGACGCCGCGATGGACCTGCTCTACCGGCGGTTCATCGCACCGGGCGATCTGGTCTTCGACATCGGTGCGCACGTGGGCGACCGGGTCGGCAGCTTCCGGCGGTTGGGCGCGCGAGTGGTGGCGGTGGAGCCGCAGCCGTTGTGTGCCCGCGCGGTACGGCTGGTCTACGCGGACGATCCGGCGGTGACCGTCCTGCCGGCGGCGTGCGGTGACACCGCCGGGCCGGTACGGATGTACATCAACTCGGCCAACCCCACGGTCTCCACCGCGTCGGCCGACTTCGTGGGTGCCGCCGACGGTGCCGACGGCTGGCAGGGCCAGGTCTGGGACGGCGAGATCGAGGTGCCGGCGACGACTCTCGACCAACTGGTCGCCGAGTACGGCCGGCCCGCGTTCGTCAAGATCGACGTCGAGGGGTTCGAGGAGACCGTGCTCGTCGGATTGTCCCGGCCGTTGCCGGCGCTGTCCTTCGAGTTCACCACGATCCAGCGGGACACGGCGCTGCGCTGTCTGCGGCGGTTGGCCGGGCTCGGCGACTACCGGTTCGACGTCGCGTTGGGTGAGAGCCAGCGGCTGACCTTCGGACGGTGGGTGTCGGAAGCGGAGATGGCCGATCATGTTCGGTCGCTGCCGCACGAGGCCAACTCGGGCGACGTCTACGCGGTGCTGCCGGGCGGGCCGGCGACCGGCGGGCTGTGACGTCGGCCGGTCAGCCGGCGAGCTCCGCCTGCCACCGGTCGACCTGAGGATCGCGGCCGCGCCACAGCCAGTGGACGTCCCGCCCGAACGACCAGAGCAGCGCGGCCAGCACGCCGGCGACCAACGCGGTGACCACGGCCGGCGGCGCGATCCCGGCGGCGGCCAGCACCAGCACGGCACCCTGGGTGGCGGCCACCGTCTTGCGGCTGAACCGGGGCGGTAGCGGTGCCCGCAGCCAGGGCAGCAACCGGGCGGCGGCGCCGAACACGTAGCGGAAGACCCCGATCGCCAGCACCCACCAGCCGACCGACGCGGCAACGAACACGCTGAGCACCAGGACCAGCGCCGAGTCGGTTTCCATGTCGAACCGGGCGCCGAGCCGCGAGCAGGTGCCGGTCCGGCGGGCTACCTGGCCGTCTACGCCGTCGAGCAGCAAAGCCACCGCCGCCAGGGTCACCAGCAGCGCGACCGGAGCCGGACCGACGAACGAGTCGGCCACCAGCGCGGTCACCGCGCCGACCAGGGTGCCCCGGGCCAGGGTGACGCTGTCCGCCGGACCCCAGCCGGCCACCTCGGGCTGCTGCATCGCCCGGATGAGCAGCGCCCAGGTCGCCAGGCCGTAGACCAGTCCGGCCGACCAGCCGGCCACGCCGAGGCCACTGGTCGCCGCCAGGATCAGCAGGACCGTGATCTGGGCGAGCAGCCCGATACTCGGCGCATGTACCGACCGAACAGCTTCACTACGTGCACTTACCGTCACTTTTCCTCCGTCACCGAATGGCCACCGGTGTGGTACGCCCCAGTGCCCATATCCCCACCAACGGCGATTCAGTGCGAAGAGTTCACTGGCCGGGCCGGAATTTCAAGTCGGCATCCGGACACCGTGACGCCGACGCAGCCAACCAGCACTTGGTGACGATCAGTAGCCAGTCCAGACGGCTTTCGCCCCCGAGTCGCCGGCCCGCACCACGAAGTAGAGGCTTACCCCGGCGGCGACGACGACCAAACCCTTCACCACCAGGGCAAGCACCCCGTTACCGCGCGCGCCGGTGGCGGTCGTGCTGTGCGCGGCGGCGGCGACCCGGGGACCGACCAGGTAGACCAGGGCCAAGGTGGCGAGCGCCAGCACGATCGACGCGATCAGGGTCAGGTTCCCCAGTTGTTCGTGCTCCTCGATCACCGGCCGGAAACTCTCGGTGATCCGGCCGGCCGCGTCCATCCGGCTCAGGAACGCGTCGCCGGAAAGCTTGGTGACCAGGGCGGCGATCGGCGTGACAATGGCCAGCACGGCCAGCACCCACCGGGTGTGCGCACGGATGAACGGGACCAGGGCGTACCCGACCGCCAGCAACGCCAGCAGCGGGACGAAGACCACCGCCGCGTGCAGCAGCAGTGGATGGGCGGGGATTCCCGCGACTTCCTCGAACATGTTTACGCCTCCTCGGCGGTTCCACGGCAGTCATGGCGACCAGGGATCGGAGGCTAACCCACCAGGAACCGGTACGGCAGCAGCCACCCGGCGACCGCCGGGCGGTGCGTACCGCAGAGTCGGTCAGGAGTCTTCGTCCTCGTCCGCTGACGGAAGCCGCCATCGTCGTTCCTGCGGACCGCGTTGCGCACCGAGGGTGTCCTCCGGTTCGGTGGTCTGCTCGAAACTGGGCCGGCGGACCTGTTCCGGCCGGGGCACCTGGACGGCCCGGGCACCGGACACCGGGTCCGGTACGAAGGTGGCGACGTCGGTCGGACCCTGCGCCGGACCGCGCGGGACGATCCGGTGGGCGGCCGGATCACGGTGCAGTTCGTCG is a window from the Solwaraspora sp. WMMD792 genome containing:
- a CDS encoding GNAT family N-acetyltransferase encodes the protein MLDPTEDLDLLYGWVTAQRARFWGMTGHTREQVGDIYRFLDGLDSHHAYLMTVDDEPVGIFQTYLPAEDPLGEHYPVRDGDIGIHLFLAPARRPVAGFTGAVADAFTRYLFADPGRRRIVIEPDVRNDRALRRWKRLGFEFDVELALSDKRAQLAFLTREAFTARQPHGRRTIDR
- a CDS encoding FkbM family methyltransferase → MPSRVLAADPQLAGLRRSLEYYYGDPDRDAAMDLLYRRFIAPGDLVFDIGAHVGDRVGSFRRLGARVVAVEPQPLCARAVRLVYADDPAVTVLPAACGDTAGPVRMYINSANPTVSTASADFVGAADGADGWQGQVWDGEIEVPATTLDQLVAEYGRPAFVKIDVEGFEETVLVGLSRPLPALSFEFTTIQRDTALRCLRRLAGLGDYRFDVALGESQRLTFGRWVSEAEMADHVRSLPHEANSGDVYAVLPGGPATGGL
- a CDS encoding CDP-alcohol phosphatidyltransferase family protein; translated protein: MTVSARSEAVRSVHAPSIGLLAQITVLLILAATSGLGVAGWSAGLVYGLATWALLIRAMQQPEVAGWGPADSVTLARGTLVGAVTALVADSFVGPAPVALLVTLAAVALLLDGVDGQVARRTGTCSRLGARFDMETDSALVLVLSVFVAASVGWWVLAIGVFRYVFGAAARLLPWLRAPLPPRFSRKTVAATQGAVLVLAAAGIAPPAVVTALVAGVLAALLWSFGRDVHWLWRGRDPQVDRWQAELAG